Below is a genomic region from Estrella lausannensis.
CCAATTGCCGGAAGGGCGGCTGCTATTTTTTCCCCATCTGCCTGACTTTCCGACAGCAGAACGCTGTCCTGCAGGTGGCGGGCTATCTCTGCGCCGAGCAGCACAATCCACCAGCTGAACTGCAGCCAGAGCAGAAAAAGGGGAAGTGCGGCAAAGCTGCCGTAAAGGGCGCTGTAACTGGTTAGGTTTACCTGGAAGGCTATGAAACTCTGCTGTAGAAGGTAAAAGAGAATAGCTGCTATCAATCCCGCGAGTGCCCCATGAGCCAGTCTCACATGCGCTGCAGGAATGAAAATGTAGAGGAAGGCAAAAAATAGCCAGCTCAAGGCAAAGGTTGTCGCCTGAATCCAGAGGGTCTCAAAACCTCCCGGTATGTGCTCCAAACCAAAAATTCTGGCGTAGCGGGCCATGTCATTGAAAATGTAGATTGAAAAGGAGGAGATGAATGCAAAAAAGAGAGGGGCAAAGAGAATGATGGGCGGGTAGTCGCGCAGCATGGCGGCGAATGTCCTTGACGAATTAGTCTTCCAAATGCTGTTAAATACTGTTTCGATAGTGCTGAACAGAAGGATGACCGACCAGATTAGTAAGATAATGCCGAAGCCGGCAATCAGGCTTCCTTTGGCATGTCTCAGTGTGGAGTCAATGAACTCGGTCAACCTAGCCGCAATTTCGGGATGGTCCGAAAGCACCACTTTTAGGTTTGAGTTGAGAACATCTTCGATGCCGAAGCCGTGGGCTATGCCAAATAAGACAGCCAACACCGGGACAATGGAAAAAAGGGTGTAATAGGTGAGTGCGGAAGCTTTCAAAAAGCATTCGTCTTTGACAAAGCCTTTGATTGCAGCTATAGGAACTGTCATCCATCGCATAGAAGATACCTGTTATATTCAGGGGAAAATTACGATTCGCAAGACATGTGTGGTTGCCAAGTCCTTCCGAATCAAACTCCAATTTTATTTACTTTTTATCGCTTTCTTGTTACTTTCTTGGGACATTTTTTTATTTTTTCTTCAAATTGAACAAAACTGACGATATCTAAATTATCGTTTTTATGGTTAAGGATTTTTATGAGTAGCGTATCGATTACGGTTAAATGTCATACGGGCGATCTCGAGGAGCTGATCTTTCGCGCCTCCGAACACAACGGCGGTGTAGCGAGAGGTGAACCAACCCGATGCAAAAAGACTGGCAACACCAATATTTTGATTGTCTCCCTCTATATGCCGACGGTTGCGCAGACAGTGCGTAAATCGAAATTTGATTCTCTTGAGGAAGCATTAAGGAAAAACGGAAAATTGATTTGCAAGATCAAAGAAGAGGGGAAAAAGAGGCTCAAAGTTTTCAGCTGCGCCGCCATCGTCTCTAAAACAGCCAGCGACTATTTCGTTTTTGAGCGCTAAATCGATCATTCCTACAGAAGGTTTTTATGAACAGCAACGAATGCCTTAAAATCCGTTTTCATGAGGCAGATCTCACGGAGCTGATCTATTGGGCGAACCACAAAGACTACACGGTCGTCGGAGCTAGGCGCATAAAACCTTCCGTCACATCCCCACGCAGCGGGAAGGTTTCGTCCCGCGCGAAAGAGGATGAAGAATATGAGATGATTGCCTCGGTTGTGATACCGATTATCACCAATAAAATACGCTCCTCGCAGCTTGATGCATTTGAATCTGCACTAAAAAAAGAGGGGCGGATGATTTGGAAAATCGATGTTATCGATAGCAAAAAACTCAAAGTCTATATTGCGGCAGCAATCTTCTTCAAAACAGCTGACGGCACGTTCCAATTTGAGCGTCTAGCACATACTAAACATATCGAAAAAGACACAAAAGACCTTTAATGGCAGAGAGATAAATATGGCAGCGGTTTCCGATTTTAGAAGTGGGTTCCCATCGGTTTCTTGTAACTCGTCAGAGTTTGAAAAGACTGAACGCAACTTGAAGAAAGCTGGATATTATATTCTTGATATGACTTCGCAAGACGGTTCTGTCGATTTCCGCTATTGCGACCTACGGCAGGGGTTCCTTTGCCCGGAGCGGCACCTGGAAAATGCGGTTCATTATTTCAATGAACGCGGAATTACCGTCACGCAAGGAGTTCCTTGTGAAATTCCGCGTCATCTCATGCTTTCGCTGGAAAAAGCGAGCGGTCTTATACCGTAAGCTGTCGTTTAAGGAAGAGGGGGGGGGGCACCTCCTTTTTCTTCATTTTGTAAGGTCTGATAATCTATGTTATGTTAGAAAATAGCCCCAAATCCTGCCTTTTCCGCAAAAACAAATCCAGTTTAAAAAATAATTTAAATTCAGTTATTATATAGTTAGTCAGTAGATTTATTGGTTGTTGTTTATTCTGCTTCTTAAAAATAGTAATTATTTATGAGGGCAACATGAATATCAATACAGCTTATGGTCTGATTCAAAGTTTCGCCAAGGAAATGGAGCTACCTAAAAATCGTGTCAATCAAGATGCGAAGCCCTCCCTAGATAAAATTGCCTCTATTGTAAATGATTGCATGCAAGCGCATGCCATAACCGCAGATCAGAAAGCAGAATTGGTCAACTGCTTGGCGTCCATCACAAATCTCGGCAACGGCCTTTCTTCCAATCAATTCATCGCTAAGAACTTAGTGAACAAAGCACAGAATGTGCTCAAAATAGCTCAAGCTTTGGAAGCCTCCAAATTAGAGTCGCCGTTAAGCTTGAGCCCGAAAAAACCGATGCAACATGCGGAGTCGAAACAGCAAAGCAATATTTCGCCTCCTGCCAGTGATAAAGCGAAGAGCCGCTCTCATGGCGCTTCCAAAGCGTCTGATAGGGTTGCTGCAAAGCGAAGTGTTATAAAACCTGAACCTGAAGTTTCGCCTCCCATCAGTGACAAGTCAAAGAGCCGCTCTCATGGGGTCTCCAACGCATCCAGGAAGGTTTTTTCAAGACGGGCTATCGTGAAACCTGAACCTAAAGTATCACCCCCCGTCAGTGAAAAAGCAACGAGTCACTCCCCTGTCGCTTCCAAAGCATCCAGCAAGGGCGCATCGAAACCTGAAGAGATGTCTAGCCCTCCGCGAGTGGAGGTCGTCAAACAGGCATCGGCTGAGTCAATCTCTAAAAAAGGAGTCAAGGCCCTCTCTGGTAAAGGAGCCGGTCATGCTTCAGAGAAGCAGAAAACTCTCACTAAGGCGCTGGCCGAACTTCTCGACACCCCGCGGCTCGAGCGTAAAATCGGCGAGAAGCTGGCAAACTCTCTGAAAGACTGGGCCTCCGATAATAAGGGCGCAAGAGAGCCTAACCTCAAAGAATTGGCACGGGTACTTGACGAAATTCACCAAAAGGTCGAGCCGGACACATTGCGATCAATGCAAGGTTTGAAAACCAACCTTAAAACAGCAATCGATGCGCTTAGGGATGTCGAAGCAGAAAGGGTGCGTGCGACGCCTCCGGATCAACCTAAAAAAGCAGATGTGAATCCTCTGCTGGAAAAGTCTAAGTCCATTGAAGCCAAGCTCTCGAAAAATAAAAGTCGATTACAACTTAAGAAAATTAAAAAATCTGGCTCGTTTGTTCAAAAAGAGCTTCATCGCCATGAAACTGTGGGTGTTGGCGGAGGCGGAGAAGTGGTTTCTTATAAATCGCAGTCGCATAACACAAAGAAAGCCGTCAAAATTCTCCACGATGCCGAATCCAGCAGCAATGAATCGGAATTGAAATCCCTTTATATCAACCCGATAACAGGCAAAGAGGTCAAGTCGATTCCCGGTCTGCAGCCCCAGGCTAAAATCACAGCGGAGGAAGGAACTGTCAAGGTGTTTACGCTGTTTGAAAGTGATATTACAAACCTGGAAAGAGAGATTTCCTATAATGATCTCATGAAGGGAGTCGCTGACTTAGCATTCGGACTAGCCCACATGCATCGGGATATGGGCGATGCCAAGCCCGCCTTTGTCCACAGAGACATGAAGCCTGAGAACATTCTATTCGGTAAATCAAAAGGACAGCTCCAGTTTTGTATTTGCGATTTTGACAGCGCGCACCTTGCAGACGGAGAGGTTCATTCGAACGTTCTGGACTCCCCTAAATATTTAACGGAAGACGAGAAGTTGATTAAACAGTTGTTAGAAAAAGGTGATACTCAACCCCTTACTATGCATGCAAAAGCCCACATTAACGACTTTTACCGCAGTTTGGATGTAAGGAACATGGGGCTGGTCTTTATCACTTTGATTGCAGGAAGAAGCCCTGAATCAATCGAGGAAGAAATCACCCTCGATGATGTTGCCCCCAATATCAAGATGGATGCGAATGCGGATGAAGTCAAGTTGCAACAACTGTGCGAATTAGTATCGCAGATGACAGAGCCGTGGTGGGATAAAAGACCCAGCATGGAGCAAGTGCTCGAGCGGATGCAGCAAATCGGTATTGAACTCCCTGATTATCAGCATATCTCATAAATGATGTCGGACGGTACCCTACAGCCTGCAGACATCTTCACGCTTTTGTAAGCTTGCCCTTTTCGCTTAGATCTCCTAAGATGCGAAAGATGTGCTTAGTAAACTTTCGTGACTGTGGATTCTC
It encodes:
- a CDS encoding YihY/virulence factor BrkB family protein; this encodes MRWMTVPIAAIKGFVKDECFLKASALTYYTLFSIVPVLAVLFGIAHGFGIEDVLNSNLKVVLSDHPEIAARLTEFIDSTLRHAKGSLIAGFGIILLIWSVILLFSTIETVFNSIWKTNSSRTFAAMLRDYPPIILFAPLFFAFISSFSIYIFNDMARYARIFGLEHIPGGFETLWIQATTFALSWLFFAFLYIFIPAAHVRLAHGALAGLIAAILFYLLQQSFIAFQVNLTSYSALYGSFAALPLFLLWLQFSWWIVLLGAEIARHLQDSVLLSESQADGEKIAAALPAIGSLLLAESWKRFETRSPPLSPEEFSKEFQLSPSLSLQLFSMLAHANLLVKVTHERHEVESRYQAACPFGSISMYHLIEALTPDLVRKEAVLSGRNPQFFVQEWNAFFDELKKRTFLPNNQQPK
- a CDS encoding protein kinase domain-containing protein gives rise to the protein MNINTAYGLIQSFAKEMELPKNRVNQDAKPSLDKIASIVNDCMQAHAITADQKAELVNCLASITNLGNGLSSNQFIAKNLVNKAQNVLKIAQALEASKLESPLSLSPKKPMQHAESKQQSNISPPASDKAKSRSHGASKASDRVAAKRSVIKPEPEVSPPISDKSKSRSHGVSNASRKVFSRRAIVKPEPKVSPPVSEKATSHSPVASKASSKGASKPEEMSSPPRVEVVKQASAESISKKGVKALSGKGAGHASEKQKTLTKALAELLDTPRLERKIGEKLANSLKDWASDNKGAREPNLKELARVLDEIHQKVEPDTLRSMQGLKTNLKTAIDALRDVEAERVRATPPDQPKKADVNPLLEKSKSIEAKLSKNKSRLQLKKIKKSGSFVQKELHRHETVGVGGGGEVVSYKSQSHNTKKAVKILHDAESSSNESELKSLYINPITGKEVKSIPGLQPQAKITAEEGTVKVFTLFESDITNLEREISYNDLMKGVADLAFGLAHMHRDMGDAKPAFVHRDMKPENILFGKSKGQLQFCICDFDSAHLADGEVHSNVLDSPKYLTEDEKLIKQLLEKGDTQPLTMHAKAHINDFYRSLDVRNMGLVFITLIAGRSPESIEEEITLDDVAPNIKMDANADEVKLQQLCELVSQMTEPWWDKRPSMEQVLERMQQIGIELPDYQHIS